AGTTTGGACCAGTCCGCGTAAGGTTCCAGTTTGTACCAGTCCACGTAAGCTCNNNNNNNNNNNNNNNNNNNNNNNNNNNNNNNNNNNNNNNNNNNNNNNNNNNNNNNNNNNNNNNNNNNNNNNNNNNNNNNNNNNNNNNNNNNNNNNNNNNNNNNNNNNNNNNNNNNNNNNNNNNNNNNNNNNNNNNNNNNNNNNNNNNNNNNNNNNNNNNNNNNNNNNNNNNNNNNNNNNNNNNNNNNNNNNNNNNNNNNNNNAAATTGATAAACCCTAAAATAGAATCCGTGCATTGCATAATCCGAATTGAATGTTTTGAAGTTTCATATTATGATAGGTTGATAGTTTCATGATATAATCAACTGTTCTGAGGTTTAAGATTATTTGCTAGAAGCTGATTGATTGATAAAACTCTAATTTCGAATTGAAACCATAAACCCTAATTTGCGTATTCCTAAAATCAGATTGCTTGATTTCATCTTGCTAATATCAGCCTTGAAACTGATAAATATCAACCTTGAAACTGATTAATAAAATTGATAGAATCAGCCTTGAAACTGATTGTTTTGGTTTTTCATGATTGAAACCCTATTTTGGATCAAAACCCTAAATTGTGTAATGCTTGAATCCGTTTGATTATTTTTGATTATTGATCCAATTGCTAGTCTTGATAAACCTAATTGAATCTGATTGTTAGTCTAGCTAAATCTCATACCTGAAACTGATTGATTAATTGCTAAATTTTGATTGAATGTTTTAATATTACCCTTGCACATATAGAATCTGACTGCTAAGAATGAGTGCATCATATCTACTTGGTCGTGTGGCCAGTTTGCATCATATATCATCCTGACCAACATGTTTATGTTATGCGCATGATCTGATTATTATCACATTTGCATGATCTGATTGTTTTAAATTGAGGTTCCATAATTCCACTCCTGTACATATAGAATCAGTATGCTAGGTTTGCATAATAACCATATGGCCGCATGAAAACATATAGAAATTGCTTGTTTGGCCGATACCCTTGCTTGATAAATCTGTGTGACTTATTATGCATCATATATCACTTTGGCCNNNNNNNNNNNNNNNNNNNNNNNNNNNNNNNNNNNNNNNNNNNNNNNNNNNNNNNNNNNNNNNNNNNNNNNNNNNNNNNNNNNNNNNNNNNNNNNNNNNNNNNNNNNNNNNNNNNNNNNNNNNNNNNNNNNNNNNNNNNNNNNNNNNNNNNNNNNNNNNNNNNNNNNNNNNNNNNNNNNNNNNNNNNNNNNNNNNNNNNNNNNNNNNNNNNNNNNNNNNNNNNNNNNNNNNNNNNNNNNNNNNNNNNNNNNNNNNNNNNNNNNNNNNNNNNNNNNNNCTCATTACCTGATACCAATAAGGCCGCATAAAAAAAAGGTAACTACGTCCAGAATGATAGACCACACGGCCATGGCCGTGGAGGGTGGAAATGACGTGGCCATGGCCACTATAACACATTTGGCCGTGGGAATCACTATGGCAGAGGCCGTGGGTATCAACCCAATTTGAGCCAAGGTCAAGGCAGTGGCCGTGGTATATCCCTTAAACCACACAGCGCGACCAAATCAGTGTGCCATAGATGTGGAATGGGGAACCATTGGGCTAAGATATGAATGACTCCCAAAGAGAGTCTGAAAGGGAAGAATCCTGAAACCCACTTGGTCTATAAAGATGGTGAAAATAATTTCGAACATGATCAAGATGATCTTATGGAATATGAGACTTATTATTGCCTAAAAGAATCAAGTTGATAATATGATTTCGACATTAAACTTGTGTGATTGGTTTGCTTGTATGTTTTCTCTGATTTTTATCTCATTGAATTTATTTATATTACATTGTCTGCTTAGATTAAATGAATTAATGATTTTTCTATATGAGTACACTAAAAAACGCCAATATAAGTACAAAAGCAGGTATCACTAGTCTGAAAGAAGACTATGGCTAGGCTAATATATTATTGCCTAAGGGTATGCATCTAAAAANNNNNNNNNNNNNNNNNNNNNNNNNNNNNNNNNNNNNNNNNNNNNNNNNNNNNNNNNNNNNNNNNNNNNNNNNNNNNNNNNNNNNNNNNNNNNNNNNNNNNNNNNNNNNNNNNNNNNNNNNNNNNNNNNNNNNNNNNNTGATGAGAAAAATAATAAAGCTGGTAAAAGAATGGTAAAAGAAATAGAATGGAATCAACCATCAATGTCTTGGCAAGATCCTCGGACTAAAGAATGTGAAATAGACGTCCAAAGATTATACATTTACAAAGCTAGCTAATCAAATGCCAGACACATTTGCTGACCCGAAAAAGAATGACTAAGTCATATATAAACCAGCTTGTAAAGCACCAACGAATTTGATGTCTAAGAAGAGACACAGTCAAGTTGCTATAGAGTCTAGACAACGTATGAAACATGGTAGACAATTAGGTTCCAAAAGATAAGAATCATCGGAAACAAAAGAAAGGTGCAGAGAATGATAATCAAAATCCAAATCCGAGGTTACTAAGGAAACCATCCCAGACATGGAGATAAGGCCGGCCGGCTCTAAGGTACAAGTACCAAACAATGTAGCTTGGGATGGCAAGCTGCAAAGTATTATAGGTCCTGATAATAATGAATCTCAATCGATTATATCATGTCTGGAGCATAATGAAACCANNNNNNNNNNNNNNNNNNNNNNNNNNNNNNNNNNNNNNNNNNNNNNNNNNNNNNNNNNNNNNNNNNNNNNNNNNNNNNNNNNNNNNNNNNNNNNNNNNNNNNNNNNNNNNNNNNNNNNNNNNNNNNNNNNNNNNNNNNNNNNNNNNNNNNNNNNNNNNNNNNNNNNNNNNNNNNNNNNNNNNNNNNNNNNNNNNNNNNNNNNNNNNNNNNNNNNNNNNNNNNNNNNNNNNNNNNNNNNNNNNNNNNNNNNNNNNNNNNNNNNNNNNNNNNNNNNNNNNNNNNNNNNNNNNNNNNNNNNNNNNNNNNNNNNNNNNNNNNNNNNNNNNNNNNNNNNNNNNNNNNNNNNNNNNNNNNNNNNNNNNNNNNNNNNNNNNNNNNNNNNNNNNNNNNNNNNNNNNNNNNNNNNNNNNNNNNNNNNNNNNNNNNNNNNNNNNNNNNNNNNNNNNNNNNNNNNNNNNNNNNNNNNNNNNNNNNNNNNNNNNNNNNNNNNNNNNNNNNNNNNNNNNNNNNNNNNNNNNNNNNNNNNNNNNNNNNNNNNNNNNNNNNNNNNNNNNNNNNNNNNNNNNNNNNNNNNNNNNNNNNNNNNNNNNNNNNNNNNNNNNNNNNNNNNNNNNNNNNNNNNNNNNNNNNNNNNNNNNNNNNNNNNNNNNNNNNNNNNNNNNNNNNNNNNNNNNNNNNNNNNNNNNNNNNNNNNNNNNNNNNNNNNNNNNNNNNNNNNNNNNNNNNNNNNNNNNNNNNNNNNNNNNNNNNNNNNNNNNNNNNNNNNNNNNNNNNNNNNNNNNNNNNNNNNNNNNNNNNNNNNNNNNNNNNNNNNNNNNNNNNNNNNNNNNNNNNNNNNNNNNNNNNNNNNNNNNNNNNNNNNNNNNNNNNNNNNNNNNNNNNNNNNNNNNNNNNNNNNNNNNNNNNNNNNNNNNNNNNNNNNNNNNNNNNNNNNNNNNNNNNNNNNNNAGTGGGCGATAAAGAAGTCCATCTAGTCCTGAGATGGACGATGCAGAAGTCTTGTTTTAGACATTGATCTGTTTGGTCTATAAGAAAGACGATGAAGAAGCCTTTGATTTTGGTTTGTTTTATACTAACCAGGCCAAAAAGGGATATTTGATTTTGTTGATTTGTTTTCAGACAGGTTATGATTTACACATGGTGGTACACGCATATCACAGCAACAACATCAAGCTTTCGTGTGTGTGTATTTGAGGTCGATGACTCAATATGTTCGATCAGATTGTGGCATGGCCGATGGTAAAGAAGAACCAACTATCATGTTCGAGGACGAAGCATATTCTGCCAAAGATCTTATTAGACCATATCACACGACAATGATATACACAATATAGATTTTATACTTTATTATACTCTTTTCTAAACATACAATATAGTTTATATACTTTATTACACTCTATTCTAAACATCTATATAGTTCCAAAAATTTACAAAATCAAATTTAATACAAACACTTTAACAAACCATATGTAAAAAAATAAAACTATATATTTTACGTTAAATTATTTTTTTATAGTTTAAAATAAAATTTGTTATTTAATACAAGATTAAAAATTATTAAAAAATTTACAAATCTATACTACTAAATTAGCCAAAATCAACCAAGTAAATCTTAAGGCTCACAAGTTCAACAAATGTAACTCTTATAAAATGCACACAAAATATAACGTGAGAGAGTAGGTATGGGCATCGGGTCTTCTGGTTGGGTACGGATCGGTTCCTTTTGATCTAAGTATTTAAAATTTTCTGGTTCGGATTCNNNNNNNNNNNNNNNNNNNNNNNNNNNNNNNNNNNNNNNNNNNNNNNNNNNNNNNNNNNNNNNNNNNNNNNNNNNNNNNNNNNNNNNNNNNNNNNNNNNNNNNNNNNNNNNNNNNNNNNNNNNNNNNNNNNNNNNNNNNNNNNNNNNNNNNNNNNNNNNNNNNNNNNNNNNNNNNNNNNNNNNNNNNNNNNNNNNNNNNNNNNNNNNNNNNNNNNNNNNNNNNNNNNNNNNNNNNNNNNNNNNNNNNNNNNNNNNNNNNNNNNNTTTGCCCTAAATCCAAACCCAAACCACAACTATATTTCTTGATTGATTTTGGTTTGGTTTTTCGGATCCGGTGAAATATCTAAGACTAAAAAGAATTATATAATAGTGTACATACAAATATTATATAAACTAATATATTTTGAATACCCAAATGGATCTCAGATAGGACTAGGAATCGAACAAAGACCGCAAGTCGACGAAAAAATCAAATACGTACTTTGCCCTAAATCCAAACCCAAACCACAACTATATTTCTTGATTGATTTTGGTTTGGTTTTTCGGATCCGGTGAAATATCTAAGACTAAAAAGAGTTATATAATAGTGTACATACAAAATATTATATAAACAAATTCACAAATTATATAATTTTAAACAAGTGTCCTTCTTCGATATAATGACTTTGTAAGAGAATAATGTACGCCAATTCTAAAATACTAATTCACAAATTTTGTTTATAATCCAAAAAAGAATCCGCGCTTTCGAAGCGCGGGTCAAAATCTAGTTTTCTATTAAATTAGGATGAAAAAGTCTTTTCATATTTCAGAAAGTGTAATTTTCAAAAATTGAATATAAAGGTATATATTTCAAAATTCAAATCACAAATAGGGTACTTTTCAAATTATCCCATAAATAAACTATTTAAGTTTTAAATCTAATCCTAGAAATTCATACATCATTTAACCTAATATTACCAAACTATAAATATTGTACAAACATAGTTAGCAAACCAATATATATTCTTTCAAATTATTCAGTTGTGTCAAACTTTTAATTTATATACTTCATACTTATTTATATATTGAAGATTTATAAGAAATTTTAAGCAAATTAATTTTTACATATTCAAAATAAAATTATTAGATCAAATTATGAAATTGATTTCTACTTAGTATACTATATGAGAAGTGTATTTCTCTATTAACACTAGAATGTACAAAGATTAAATTGTATAATAATTTTTTAGTTTTTTTGTATGGTCATAAGGAGTATTGATAATTTCACAAATTCTTAAGGTTATTTTTACATTTGATTAAACATAGGTATACTTTTGTATTTCAAATGAATTTCTAAGTCATATTTTGGCAAATCCTTCACATTTATTGTTGGTATAATGGTCACGATTTATTGTACAGATATCATTAAATTAATAGAAAAATACATTTAATAAAAAATAAATATATAGTTCAATTTTTATATAAAATAAATCACACATAAAAAAAATAATATATATATATATATAATTCTGTTTAAATAGATAAGATAACTATTCTTTCGGTTATAAAATTTTAATTTGTCTTTAAAAATTGTTGTTTTATATATTTAATGTAAAATTTTACATAAAATTCAGTTTTAGTTCTTTTGTTTTATTGTATTAATTAAAGAGATAAAAAATATTTAATATGTGAATAAAAGATAAAATTAAATGTTTAATATGATCTATTGTCTCAAGTAAATCCACAACGACTACAAATTGTTTTACTAGTATAATTTTCAACAGTGATATAATGTAAGTGAGTAATTACCACAAAAGTAGAGTAATTATTAACTCATCCGATGTCGAGATGTGGTTGGCGAGGAACAAAACAAAAGACTGTTCATACGTTTAAAACGAACACCACATTTAAAATTTAGATAGATACTGCATGAAGATGCCATATGTCTTGAGACCAACATAATGAGCAGTGACAGTGCAAAAATGAATTGTTAGCTGTTATCAGTTTACGTCCACGCCATATGCCATGTAAGACCATCGTTATCGCAATTTCTTTGCAGAGGTTTTAAACAAAAGTAGGCATTTAATTAAATCAAAATTAAAGAAAATTAAAGTAACCGATCCTCGATACAAGGTTTTGACAACAGATTATGGAGAGGTTTCTTGATACACAGCAGACTGTTATTTAGAAACTTTTTTTTTCTTTTTTTTCTTTTTTTTCTTTTTTTTCTTTTTTTTCTCGTGTTCTTCGACTCGGAAGAAAAGCGACAGAGACGCCCGCTTGATCGCCGGCGTTCTGTTTCTCTCCGGCCGCCGAGTCTTTCACCTTTTTTTACTAGTAAGATTTTCGTTCTCTTATCGATGTCTTTGTTTATTATTATTATTTTTAACCGTTAGTTGAATCTGTTTGCAAATCTTCGTTGATGTGATTAAATTGGCATAGATTAACCTTTTGTATGTGTTTGATTGTTGATTGTTCGATATGTATCTATTGGAGATTGAAACCTAGATTTTTTTTTAATGTTGTTTAAAGAGATTGCAAAAAGAGTATGGTGAGTGAATGATCGTGAGACAATCGAAAGTTGAGGAATTTGGAGAGATTGGAGAACTCCGACGGAAAGACACTTCCTTGCGTTCGCACCTACGAGAACGACTCAGCTAGGCTCAGCCTCATCGGTACAGTAGCCTTCGATCTGGCTTTAACCGCCGCTGCAGCCGACAATGATCATCTTCGTGAAAATGTCCCCGTCATGGTGGTCGAGACTGTTTTCCCTGGAGGATCCGACCCGAAGGCTACTGTCTCAACCCGATTGGTAAGTTCTTAGCTTTAGCTAACTCGGATAATCACAGTAATGAGACGTTTGATTCTGTGTTGTGTTGTGTTTTGTTTTGAACAGTTCTTGCCTACTAAGAAAGTTAAAGAGCGAGTTAAGTTTGTTCGGTGACATCTTCTTCTTGTTGTTGTTCTGTTAATTGTTCTTGCTGTTGTTTTGTTAAGTTAAAAACGTGTGGCTTGGTCTTGTTTTCTAAGCAGGTAACATGATACAAGAGGAGGCATGAAGTTGGTTGCTGTTTCTAAAAAACATAAGTTGGTTGTTGTTTCTAAAAAAACACGAGGCATGAAGTTGGTAGAAAGTGACTTGGGAGTGGAAGAATCACGGACTTGTGTCTTGTGGTGATTGTGTACTTTGTTGATTGTGTAATGTGTTTTAAGAAACCTTATCTTTGTTCTATCTACTTCCTCTTAAGTGTTATCAACGCTCTCGAGAGTTAATTGTTATTACCGTGTGTTGTGCAGATCATTACAGGGAATCAAAATCATCCAAGCAGCAGTTGGTGCTGGCCGTACAATACTGATAAGTGATAGTGGAAACGTTTACTCGTGTGGGAAAGATTCGTTCGGTGAAGCTGAATACAGAGGGCAAGGGTCTAATGTTCCTGGTGTTGATCTTGTTCTGTTTTCTCATTGTTTCAAATGTTCATGTTGATCTTGTTCATGCTAAAATGTTTAAAATTATTTTGTAATGCAGGTCTTGTTGTCTAGTTCGTATGTCAGGATCACTCACTCTATCTTCAAAGAACATCAAGAATGGCTCGGGAAAGGTGTGTGTGTGTGTTGGAGTGTCTATTGTAGTGTCACGAGATATGTGTGTATGTTGTAGTTGTTGTCTTGTGGCACATACACTTTATAAATCACAAGAGAAATGTTGTTGTTGTCGTCTTGTGTCACGGGTGATTTATAAATCACGAGAAGTTGTAGTTGTTCTCTTGTGTCACAGACACTTTATAAATCACAAACACACTTGATTATCTTTATAAATCACAATCAATTATTCTCCTTCTCTTCACATTCTTCTCTCCATTTTCTTGCTCACATTCTTCTCTCCAATACGATGGGTGTTCGAATTACAATTCGTAATAGACAAATGCATCACCAACTCAAAACTGATTTGGTTGAACATTTATGTAGTAAATTTAGACGTGATGAAGACAAACAACTGAGTTCGAAATGTTTATTTCAAATTATTCTCGTTTATTGTACTAATATTTATTTTTATATTTTAAAAAAAAAATTCTATGTTTTAAATATTATATTTTAATATGTTTTATTTAATAAATAAATTTTATCTTAAAAAAAAATTAAATTTTTTTTTTTTAAATCCCTAATTAAAAAACTCTCATTGGACCACTTAGAATAGGAATTTTTTAACTAGAGTTCTTAACCCCACTAAAGTACATTTATATAATTAAATTATCATTAAGAAACTCATTTAAGAGTCATGGCATAATCATGCTCTAAGATCTACGCTATTACAAACAATATCCTATAACTAATTAATATCCACAGATCCATCAACTGATAAATAAATATCATAAGTTTAGAAAATACTATAACTACAATGCCTGGCTTATGCCTCTGGATTTATTCTCAAGATAAGAGAAAAGCTTACACAATTACACTAGAACTCGAGTGTCGAGGCAGACCTAAACACTAACATGAGTACATGACTGGAAAGAAAAAAAGACAACAACAAAAATTTACAAGTTCGATTTATCTTAACTTTAAAACTAGCTTTTTACTTCTTTCTTAAACACAACTGTAAAAGAAAACCATTACAAAATAAAATAAAAACTAGACATCAACTTTACAAGTTGAAGGAGCGAGAAGAGGAACTTGACCATTAGAAGATCGATTAAATCTCATCCACACACCACACGTTGCATAAAATCCATACCGTCCAGTCATAATCGCACCAGCTTTCCAACGTAGCCTCCCTGTAACCACCACTCTCATTGAAACGAGACCGTAAGCTTCATCACTCTTCAACCCGTTAGCAACTTCCGGCGAAACCGGTACACCGGCACCGCCCAACACCGGAGCTATCACCACAGTAGATTTATGTCCTAGACGAAGCGGTGGAAGCTGAAGCGGGGGCGTTATGATCTGATCTTTGTATGTAACGTACATGGACAGCTTGTCATAGTGAATGGATACTCTCCGGTTCGGGTTTCGGGCCAAGACGGAGAACTGGACGGAGGTTGAGATTAACGGCGGCGCCGTGAAGTTGAGGTCGTATATGGCGGCACCGACGACGGTGAGGCGTGGCTTGTGTGGACGGTAGACGAGCCAGAGTATTAAAGCGATGATTCCTAGTAAGACGAGGATGGAAAAGATAGCCGCGCAGAATGCGCGGTAAGCGTCTCGGCCTCTTCGTCGTCGTTCGCCGTCTTTGGAGTAAGACTCCGGCGTTGAAGAAGCGGAGGGAGCATGCTTGTGATCTGCTTTGGCTGCATGCTCAGCTTTTGCTTCTCCCTCTCCCATGGCTAGTGTTATATTGGTGACGAGTGAAGATAAGAAGCAAGAGGAGTTAAGTAGCTGCAAGTTTTTTGTCTTGTTTTGTTGAGTTGTGTTGTGTTCTAACAAGTAATTAAACACTCTTTTTAGAGTTCATTTTATTAATTATTTATTAACTTAAAAAGCTTTGAGTTGTAGTTAAGTAACTAATTATCCGTTCTTATTGATACAGAAGTACTTCCGTAAGAATCCAAATCTCGGCGCAACCGTTCACGTGACAGAACTAATGGTTGTAAACGAATATTATCAGTTTTCAAAGAAAAAAAAGAGTACTTTCTGTGAAGGGATATAATCTATATGGCCTCACGCTATTAAATAAGAGTGGTTCGTGTTTACTCCTACGAGTGTAATCTGTATGGCCACACGTTATTAAAAAGAAAAATAATAATAAGCATATTGCGTATGATTGAAAAAGTTAGTAATATAAACTCGTTTGGATGCCAAAGTTAAACAAAGTTTAAGAAGTCGATTAAGCAAATGTTCTACTCATTTCACAATTAATTATTGACTGTTTAAATAGTAAAGCAATTAAGGATACATCCATGCTAGGTAGAGTAAGTGAATTGGGTACCACAACATGTGTCATGGGTTTAGAAAAATACAACAGCCTATGATGTCCACATAGAAGAATCTGCTATTTAAACACACCAACCGAGATATCCCACCGACAGAGCACCGACTGACCGACATTGATCTCATAAAAGTGGACTGACCATCTGTTTCCATAATGGGCCTTAATTATAAGCCCATATACATCGAGCCTACATCATTCCAATTAGCTTTTTGCCTTCCTCGGACATTCCTTGACCATTCAACCCCCAAACACTGTCCCGTGGACTAAATCAGGTGAGCAACCGTTAAGTTTTCGATTACTATATTTTAAATTTACAAGTTCCTAGAAATTTATGTTTAACTAATAGTTAATTTTTGTTACGACATGGTCGAAATTAATGTAAATATGGTTTGGCTGCATGAATTTCAAGGTTCCGCCGATTTGGATTTTGTTTTTTCAAAACCACAAATAAGTTACTTTAACTTCTTTTTACCTGTTTAATGGAGATTGGAGCATTTTTCCAATGTTTGCTATCATTGGTATGTATGGACTTTTCAGATATCGGTTCCGCTGGATTGGGTATTTTGGATATTGGGTATAGTTCGGTAAAAACTAGAAGATACATTTACTATCTGATTATTTTTGGTTCTGGTAGTTTTAAATTTGGTTTGGTTCGGATAATCAAATTAGAAGCCAGAAAATACTCATAAAAAATTTGGTTCTTATTTAGTTCCAGTTCTTTATTTCTGATACCTCGGGTAATTTAGGTTAAATGTCAAGTATTTTGAATAAAATATCAAATAGTTAGGTTGATTAAGATAACAATTATAGATATTTCGACTAAAAATATCCGAATACTTTCAGATTTTTTATGGCAGTTCGGATACTATATAATAATTTAGTTTAAAAAAATTGATATTTTAATTTATTTTTAAATTATAAATATATATTTAATTATGTTATATGTATATATAACTAATATTTTATATATTCGCATACCTATTCAGTTTTTAATCCGATTTGGTTTGGTTATTTCAAATATATAAATATAGTAACCATTTGAATATTTGAGAGTTTTGATCCATTCTGATTTTGGAAAGTTCAGTTCTGATTTGATTTTTTTTTTGTCCAGGCCTAATGACTAGTATACCCATTTTGGTTCTATTATTTTGATATTTGAGTTAAGTTTTAGTATTCTTTCTAAATTATTTGTCTCTGGAAGAAGACCTAGGCTTTGTGTAAAATTTCATGATTTTAACTAATCAAAAAGACAAAAGACAAAAAAAAAAAAAAACAAAAAAAAAAAAACTAATTGCTAATTTGTTATTTTTAATACAAAATATTCAGATTATAGCTATATGACCCAGAAAGATCAGGCCTCTGATTTGAGCTTTTAGCATTAGCTGAAGCCCATTTTCTAACATTTCATAGTGGAGAAGAGTTGCTTCATCTTTATTTTTCAGAAGCATTTGTGATCAGATCTAAGTTTCGCCGATCA
The DNA window shown above is from Brassica oleracea var. oleracea cultivar TO1000 chromosome C3, BOL, whole genome shotgun sequence and carries:
- the LOC106331531 gene encoding protein YLS9-like, yielding MGEGEAKAEHAAKADHKHAPSASSTPESYSKDGERRRRGRDAYRAFCAAIFSILVLLGIIALILWLVYRPHKPRLTVVGAAIYDLNFTAPPLISTSVQFSVLARNPNRRVSIHYDKLSMYVTYKDQIITPPLQLPPLRLGHKSTVVIAPVLGGAGVPVSPEVANGLKSDEAYGLVSMRVVVTGRLRWKAGAIMTGRYGFYATCGVWMRFNRSSNGQVPLLAPSTCKVDV